One region of Xylanimonas ulmi genomic DNA includes:
- a CDS encoding peroxidase-related enzyme (This protein belongs to a clade of uncharacterized proteins related to peroxidases such as the alkylhydroperoxidase AhpD.): MSATIDEGGAVIDRVGWVAAVPIEQATGTLKEAYDWQAAVIGEPTEFTRLGSLHPHLVMERLRLYKEVEAVVSGLTEAERRLTVFVTSVLNATPHCASGAQAALRRAGVGDELVERLGADPNALTGNPRWDEILRHVRLLTRTPGEITAGDLDRLRSVGLDDRDIVALNNLSAYYSYINRVATGLGLRTSIPDAHSAAAPR, encoded by the coding sequence GTGAGCGCCACAATCGACGAGGGTGGCGCTGTCATCGACCGCGTCGGCTGGGTCGCCGCTGTGCCTATAGAGCAAGCCACAGGCACTTTGAAGGAGGCGTATGACTGGCAGGCGGCCGTGATCGGTGAGCCGACCGAGTTCACCAGGTTGGGCAGCCTGCACCCGCACCTGGTGATGGAGCGACTGCGACTGTACAAGGAGGTCGAGGCGGTCGTCTCGGGTCTCACCGAAGCTGAACGGAGGCTGACCGTCTTCGTGACCTCTGTGCTGAACGCGACGCCGCACTGTGCGTCCGGAGCCCAGGCCGCGCTTCGCCGCGCAGGTGTTGGCGACGAGCTCGTCGAGCGCCTCGGCGCAGACCCGAACGCGCTCACCGGCAACCCTCGCTGGGACGAGATTCTGCGGCATGTGCGGCTGCTCACTCGCACGCCAGGTGAGATCACCGCTGGCGACCTGGACCGGTTGCGATCTGTCGGTCTGGACGACCGGGACATCGTCGCGTTGAACAATCTCTCCGCGTACTACAGCTACATCAACCGGGTGGCGACCGGGCTCGGGTTGCGGACGTCGATTCCTGACGCCCACTCCGCGGCCGCTCCGCGGTGA
- a CDS encoding LLM class flavin-dependent oxidoreductase — MIALPRRGVWLFPSAPAHALVEAAVTAEQRGLDEFWLGDEGPARDPFAVLAAAAVRTSRIRLGVAVTNPYLRHPVALAAHAMTIDELSGGRFVLGLGPGGNVALGPANVPRTRPLATVREALHTVRAVTAGRAEAGYAPPAGAFTRPRVRIVIGSRSRGFQELASREADGVFLGGVPEPLIGQTVAWARSVRPIEVALYGTAALGDTVTEEVRPQLVMPLADSPPHVHEALGLDPVRLRAAANALAAGDAGPARRLVSDDVLSAMVLHGSPREIGRRLRGWLTHRSDSIGLSITADDPVQAVADAAQALATLSATSTAADGVANPEVAR; from the coding sequence GTGATCGCGTTGCCCCGCCGGGGCGTCTGGCTGTTCCCCAGCGCCCCGGCGCACGCGCTCGTCGAGGCAGCGGTCACGGCAGAGCAACGAGGACTGGACGAGTTCTGGCTCGGCGACGAGGGTCCTGCGCGAGACCCGTTCGCGGTGCTTGCCGCCGCGGCGGTACGGACCTCCCGGATCCGACTGGGCGTCGCTGTGACGAACCCATACCTGCGCCATCCGGTGGCGCTGGCTGCGCACGCCATGACCATCGACGAGCTGTCGGGGGGACGGTTCGTGCTCGGCCTCGGACCGGGTGGGAATGTCGCGCTCGGCCCGGCCAATGTGCCTCGGACCAGGCCGCTGGCCACCGTGCGCGAGGCTCTGCACACTGTCCGGGCAGTCACCGCCGGTCGGGCAGAGGCTGGTTACGCTCCGCCCGCGGGCGCATTCACCCGGCCCAGGGTGCGGATCGTCATCGGATCGCGCAGCCGCGGGTTCCAGGAGTTGGCGTCACGCGAGGCCGACGGTGTATTCCTCGGAGGGGTTCCGGAGCCGTTGATCGGGCAGACCGTCGCATGGGCGCGTTCTGTGCGACCCATCGAGGTGGCGCTGTACGGCACAGCCGCGCTCGGCGATACGGTCACTGAAGAGGTGCGCCCTCAGCTCGTCATGCCTCTGGCAGACTCCCCACCGCACGTCCACGAGGCGCTGGGCCTGGACCCGGTTCGCCTGAGAGCCGCCGCCAACGCCCTGGCGGCCGGCGATGCGGGTCCAGCGCGTCGTCTGGTTAGCGACGATGTGCTCAGCGCCATGGTGCTTCACGGTTCCCCACGAGAGATTGGCCGACGGCTGCGTGGTTGGTTGACGCACCGGTCTGACTCGATCGGCCTGAGCATCACCGCGGATGATCCAGTGCAAGCCGTTGCCGACGCCGCACAGGCGCTTGCGACGCTCAGCGCCACCTCGACTGCCGCCGACGGTGTGGCGAACCCCGAGGTGGCGCGGTGA